The Acidianus infernus genome window below encodes:
- a CDS encoding ATP-binding protein — MSEGLFEEQIGRLREMKVITRQTADGRGSVSFRNFIVEFPINTKITAGKILAVKSLQNDYLLLEVADLLPVHYGMINLDGSIPKEIRDEVMRKVEEDWGRNDEEAWLDVYAYPIGYLLKIDGDVEFYKGYSPPIPGSTVRVLSRELYEKFVCDKNGVEIGNIIGEDVKLRINMEKAINYHIGIFAFTGSGKSNLTASLVRRILKENKDTKVVIFDISLEYSILLLDQLISNNSRLISTERLPINKTDAGRRFIRTHVIPEEIIDLKDEIRKSAEEIFELNKMRQLYVPPEGSTYLTYGEIIDMVRAQINDKYTAFAQKPLFGLFLKKIDETMRQNKLTKEDIADTTLSPVIDEIETLARESGLKENASIFAFLNALRVYLTSEIQEGEEYDIEKMAIEILDNDENSPRLFILELPNIEEARLIVGQLINQIMLRRKKSYSTNPILFVLDEAQEFIPFDTKQKDNSEFSSNAVEKLLRHGRKYHLHGLISTQRLAYLNTNVLQQLHTYFISTLPRPYDRQLIAETFGINDTLMDRTLDLEVGQWLLVSFKAALPHDVPVFFTAPNNLEELRKGLQNSRPSSSI, encoded by the coding sequence TACCGCAGGTAAAATCTTGGCAGTAAAGAGTTTGCAGAACGATTACCTATTACTAGAGGTTGCAGATCTTTTGCCTGTACATTACGGTATGATAAATCTAGATGGCAGTATTCCTAAGGAAATAAGAGATGAAGTAATGAGAAAAGTTGAAGAAGATTGGGGAAGAAATGATGAAGAAGCTTGGTTAGATGTTTATGCCTATCCCATAGGTTATTTATTAAAAATAGATGGAGACGTTGAATTTTACAAGGGATATTCTCCTCCGATTCCGGGATCTACAGTTAGGGTCTTATCTAGAGAGCTTTACGAGAAATTCGTATGCGATAAAAACGGCGTAGAAATTGGAAATATAATAGGTGAGGACGTCAAGCTAAGAATAAACATGGAAAAAGCAATTAATTACCACATAGGAATTTTTGCATTTACTGGGTCTGGAAAATCAAACTTAACTGCTTCGCTTGTTAGGAGGATTTTAAAGGAAAATAAAGATACTAAAGTAGTAATTTTTGATATTTCTTTAGAATATTCAATATTATTATTAGATCAACTGATTTCAAATAATTCAAGACTAATCTCCACTGAAAGATTACCTATAAATAAAACTGATGCTGGAAGAAGATTCATAAGGACTCATGTAATTCCAGAGGAGATTATAGATTTAAAGGATGAAATAAGAAAATCTGCCGAAGAAATTTTTGAATTAAATAAAATGAGGCAACTTTACGTTCCACCAGAAGGTTCTACTTACCTAACTTATGGAGAAATTATAGACATGGTAAGAGCTCAAATTAATGATAAATATACGGCGTTTGCACAAAAGCCATTATTTGGATTATTTCTTAAAAAAATAGATGAGACTATGAGACAAAATAAGCTAACTAAGGAAGATATTGCTGATACTACGCTTAGTCCGGTAATAGACGAAATAGAAACCTTGGCTAGAGAAAGCGGACTAAAGGAAAACGCATCAATATTTGCTTTCCTTAATGCCTTAAGAGTGTATCTAACCTCTGAAATCCAAGAAGGAGAAGAATATGACATAGAAAAGATGGCAATAGAGATCTTAGATAATGACGAAAACTCTCCTAGACTTTTCATTTTAGAATTACCAAACATAGAAGAGGCTAGATTAATAGTAGGACAACTTATTAACCAAATTATGCTTAGAAGGAAAAAATCTTACTCAACAAATCCAATACTTTTCGTATTAGATGAAGCTCAAGAATTCATACCTTTTGATACAAAACAAAAGGATAATAGTGAATTTTCTAGCAATGCCGTAGAAAAACTATTAAGACATGGAAGAAAGTACCATCTCCACGGCCTAATAAGTACACAAAGATTAGCTTACTTGAATACAAATGTACTTCAACAGCTTCACACGTATTTTATAAGTACATTACCTAGACCTTATGATAGACAACTAATAGCTGAAACCTTTGGAATTAACGATACCTTAATGGACAGAACTTTAGATTTAGAAGTAGGCCAATGGTTATTAGTTAGCTTTAAGGCAGCATTACCTCACGATGTGCCAGTCTTTTTTACCGCCCCGAATAACTTGGAAGAATTAAGAAAAGGACTTCAGAACTCAAGACCTTCTTCATCTATCTGA
- a CDS encoding alpha/beta hydrolase family protein has translation MDFQDLFKLRPVYAFDVNNGKISYVMRDKIPSVYIHGEGKVPLEDVYAEDVEWITDKKLAIIGDPGGSEKREIYIYDRNKVFPLLKDQYDNFGTYFINEDKFLFISNRDGKTLHLYLYDKGDIIQVSKGDDPVESYCLSPSKKRVVYSQGIYNNDLYVYDLDRGEVISKISYPNSEETVSLYCFKDEDNFLFISNKDNYFDIYNFNIGKGEISEVIKSEHEKHEVVHIANKIIYTEDVYGDFKIKIHKGNELVTEGFNSYLTPDQDYVYYIGSTYNRHFDLYRVNILTGKIERLTNSMDDIKGDFVKPKVVKYESEGGIEINALLYEKGGEDKGVVYIHGGPDWECTNSFNPEIQFLVDRGFKVICPNYRGSTGYGRRFNHLNDKDLGGGDLKDVINSAKLLGVKKLAVTGASYGGYLTMMAVTKYPDMWCSAAAVVPFVNWFTEKKFEREVLQQYDEMKMGNDENLLRDRSPIFFIDNIKSPLLILAGENDPRCPAEETRQVIEKLKERNIEVEYKIYEDEGHGFSKIENYVDSIKRVVEFIERHCK, from the coding sequence ATGGATTTTCAAGATCTTTTTAAGTTAAGGCCTGTCTACGCTTTTGATGTAAATAATGGGAAAATAAGTTATGTAATGAGAGATAAAATACCTTCGGTGTATATTCATGGCGAAGGCAAAGTTCCACTAGAAGATGTTTATGCAGAAGACGTAGAATGGATAACCGATAAAAAATTAGCAATTATAGGGGATCCAGGAGGAAGCGAAAAAAGAGAGATTTATATTTATGATAGAAATAAGGTATTTCCCTTATTAAAGGATCAATATGATAATTTTGGAACTTACTTCATTAACGAGGATAAATTCCTTTTTATTTCTAATAGAGACGGGAAGACTCTTCATTTATATTTATATGACAAGGGGGATATAATCCAAGTTAGCAAGGGAGATGATCCAGTAGAAAGTTATTGCTTATCGCCTAGTAAGAAAAGAGTAGTATATTCTCAAGGAATTTACAATAACGATCTTTATGTTTATGATTTAGATAGAGGAGAAGTCATATCTAAGATTTCTTATCCTAACTCTGAAGAGACGGTCTCCTTATATTGTTTTAAAGACGAAGATAATTTCCTTTTCATATCTAATAAAGATAACTATTTTGATATATATAATTTTAATATAGGAAAAGGAGAGATAAGTGAAGTTATAAAAAGTGAACATGAGAAGCACGAAGTAGTTCACATAGCCAATAAGATAATTTACACTGAAGATGTATATGGCGACTTTAAGATAAAAATTCATAAAGGAAATGAACTAGTCACAGAAGGATTCAATTCGTATTTAACTCCGGATCAAGATTATGTTTATTATATAGGTTCTACTTATAATAGGCATTTTGATTTATATAGAGTCAATATATTGACAGGAAAAATAGAAAGGCTTACAAACTCTATGGACGATATTAAAGGAGATTTTGTAAAACCTAAAGTGGTAAAATATGAGAGTGAAGGTGGAATAGAGATTAACGCGTTACTTTACGAAAAAGGAGGAGAAGATAAAGGAGTGGTTTACATTCATGGCGGTCCTGATTGGGAATGTACTAACTCCTTTAACCCTGAAATACAGTTCTTAGTCGATAGGGGTTTCAAGGTTATTTGTCCTAATTACAGAGGTTCTACAGGTTATGGGAGGAGGTTTAATCACCTTAACGATAAAGATCTTGGAGGAGGAGATTTAAAAGATGTAATAAACTCTGCTAAATTACTTGGCGTTAAGAAATTAGCCGTAACGGGTGCAAGTTATGGAGGATATTTAACAATGATGGCAGTTACCAAATATCCTGACATGTGGTGTTCTGCTGCCGCTGTAGTTCCTTTTGTAAACTGGTTTACTGAAAAGAAATTTGAGAGAGAAGTTCTTCAGCAGTACGATGAAATGAAAATGGGTAACGATGAAAACTTGCTTAGAGATAGGTCTCCTATATTCTTCATAGATAATATTAAGTCTCCTCTATTAATATTAGCAGGAGAAAATGATCCTAGATGTCCTGCGGAAGAGACTAGACAAGTTATAGAAAAATTAAAGGAAAGAAATATAGAAGTGGAATATAAAATATACGAAGATGAAGGACACGGATTCTCGAAAATAGAAAATTACGTGGATTCTATAAAGAGAGTTGTAGAATTTATAGAAAGGCATTGTAAATGA
- the sul7d gene encoding Sul7d family chromatin protein, giving the protein MATKVKFKYKGEEKEVDISKIKKVWRVGKMISFTYDDNGKTGRGAVSEKDAPKELLEKLK; this is encoded by the coding sequence ATGGCTACTAAAGTAAAGTTCAAGTATAAGGGAGAGGAGAAGGAAGTAGATATTTCGAAGATAAAGAAGGTTTGGAGAGTTGGCAAAATGATATCGTTTACCTACGACGACAACGGTAAGACTGGTAGGGGAGCAGTTAGCGAAAAAGACGCACCAAAAGAACTACTAGAGAAACTGAAATAA